A section of the Terriglobales bacterium genome encodes:
- a CDS encoding PhzF family phenazine biosynthesis protein produces MSISYYHIDSFASELFAGNPAGVCILPAFPAKDVMQKIAAENRHSETAFVVARADGDFDLRWFTPVVEDDLCGHATLASAYALSLRGHDTWPVRFHTVGGLLTVNHDGVRFEMDFPSRPASPCKIPTGLLSALGLETAEVMRDPRDYLVVANRADIVRNLKPDIAALAKVDMGIGGGAMVTASGDHDVDYVCRFFAPSEGIDEDPATGSIQCTLVPYWAGRTGKQTFRVRQLSSRGARMWCTLVGDRVKIAGEVKLYLQGTIHI; encoded by the coding sequence ATGTCCATTTCCTATTACCACATCGATTCCTTCGCCAGCGAACTGTTCGCAGGCAATCCCGCCGGTGTGTGCATTCTTCCTGCATTCCCCGCCAAGGATGTCATGCAGAAAATCGCAGCCGAGAACCGTCACAGCGAGACGGCTTTTGTGGTTGCCCGCGCCGATGGCGATTTCGACCTGCGTTGGTTCACACCGGTTGTGGAAGATGACCTTTGCGGCCATGCAACCTTGGCTTCCGCGTATGCGCTTTCGTTGCGTGGACATGACACCTGGCCGGTTCGCTTCCACACCGTCGGTGGTCTGTTGACGGTCAACCACGATGGCGTGCGTTTTGAAATGGATTTCCCCTCCCGGCCGGCGTCACCGTGCAAAATCCCAACCGGTCTGCTCTCCGCCCTGGGGCTGGAAACAGCAGAGGTAATGCGCGACCCTCGCGACTATCTGGTTGTCGCCAATCGCGCCGACATAGTGCGAAACCTGAAACCGGATATAGCTGCGTTGGCCAAGGTTGATATGGGCATCGGTGGTGGAGCAATGGTTACGGCTTCCGGTGACCATGATGTCGATTATGTGTGCAGGTTTTTCGCTCCGTCCGAGGGGATCGACGAAGACCCTGCCACCGGCTCAATCCAGTGCACACTCGTCCCCTACTGGGCCGGACGCACGGGCAAACAAACATTTCGCGTGCGGCAACTCAGTTCCCGGGGCGCCCGAATGTGGTGCACGCTGGTTGGCGACCGCGTCAAGATCGCTGGTGAGGTGAAACTTTATCTGCAAGGAACCATCCACATCTAA